AGGGCAGTTTGGGTACCCTTGGGCggaaagttttttcttttcgggACAATAAATCTCCTGTTTCCAGAGCTTACTCCAAACAATTTCTatcgcatttaaatattttacaatgcCTATGTCCTGTTGCGGTGGAAGCGTGTTTCTTCTAAGTTTTAATGTTCTCTGCAGTACAAATCCAGATTATTTGATTTACTCACCCAAAACCACAATTCGGGAAAAAATAAGCTCCCAGTGTTCCAAAAATTTTCGCTTAACAGCGCGTAAAATCCAATACAAGTGTTCCTGAGCTTTAAGATTTCTCATGCTAAACAATTTTCAAGAAGGAGTTAGAGTCTGAAGGAAATACTCTGATAAAAAGAACATATTACATTCCCTTTTGTGCTTGGAATCGGCATTGAAGGCAAAATGCAGTCAATCTGGAAAATGACAACAATACGAGCTGGGCCAGCCCAACGTACTTTAGCTTTTGGCTGGCGGCATTTTGGTTATTTTCGTTTCCCTCAGTTGCTGCCCAGTCTGCGGACAAAGTTACCTGTAATACAATTTTGTGAAGAGCAAATCCGATAAGAAATTTCTTTAGGCTGGAGATTGCCTTATTCAAGTTCTATTAACATATAAAAAGCTGTATGCGACGGATCTGAGCAATTAATGGACACAAGGAAGTATATGTGGATTGAAATATTGTTAACAGAACATAACCCCAATCCTGAACTGCTCACAAGCAGATTTGCAAGGGCCATCTTCCTTCATTCTACCCGCAAAAAGGGCAAAAAGAATTACTTCCCCTTTTCATATTCTGGTATCTTTGGCTTTTTGAACCGACGAAGATTATGATGACGTGCCGTCGCCAAACCGCACACTTTATATTTGCACACATTCAGCTCAATTTTTATTCACATCCAATAGATTTAAGTATCTGCGGCTTGGGTCGCTCCATCCATTCGTGAACAGCAGCACATTTATGTACAGTTCAAAGatcaaaatgaatattttatttgatttgattccAGGCTGGCTGACTGCTGGGCTTGTCTACAAGGAAAGCATTTTTGAGCGCACAATCTCTGGCATAATAAACTCCAGGGATAGGGCCAAATTTCTGCCGCCTTGGAAATGCGCGGATTCCCCACTTGTCGAACAGAATATGTAGATGTGCTTGGGTATGCCTGCGACAATGTCTTAAATGCTCTAAATAGCAGTAGAAATTCTTTCTCGAAAATACCTCAAAAGAAAAAGTTCAATATAATAATCTGATTAGTTAGTGCAGGGCTTATATTTCTTTTCGAAGGAAGAGTCCCGTGGATTCTATCTTAAGTGCACAAAACCGCACTTATCCCTGAAGCTGATTGATCAGGCGGCGCTGCCTGGCAAGCAGCTGCTCCATCCTGCGCCTCCTCTTTTCCTGGCGCTGCCTCCGTTCCTGGCGACGCCGGCGCTCACGAGCCAGGCGACGGCGGCGAGCACGTCTGCGCCTCTTGGCCTCCGCCGAGgaagaggacgaggaggaggcaGTGGTCGTGGTGGTGCTGGAGGAGtcagtggtggtggtggtggtgtcggATGAAGCCGTGGTAGTTGTAGTTGTGGTCGCGTCTGTAGTTGTGGTTGTAGTTGTGGTACTACTGCCCTCCTGAGCCAGGAGCAGGCACAGGAGCACGCCGAGGACTAGAGCGAATAGGAACCGCATTGAAATGTGtacaatttacaaaatcaAGCGTTCTTTTATACGCAATTTGGGGCAGACATGATTGTAGTACTACGTAATCAATAAATACCTTATTGGTGCTTGACAACTATAGCTGTTTGCACAGTTTTTCTATTATGACCATATTTTCATCATGACCCCGAATGCCCTTGGGCTTTTAAGCTTAACAGGGCTGGGTAAAATTGTCATAATTGGtagtttaaataattccaaTACTGCATGCATTATTTGGTAAAACTGtaataaaaaattcatttctactctatttcattaattaatttcatcaTTCTGTCGTTCGGCTGATCTAAATGGGTCTCCGATAAACTTACAAACTAATCAACTGATCCCAACTGCTTTGAAATGCATTGGGCACCTCTATAACTCGGGGTTCTCGAATCCCTAAAGGTCAGAAATAAAAGATGGGTAGAAGATAGAGTTTCCACTcctataataaatattttctaaatagATAGCCGAATCGATCTAACCATCAGTTCATCAGTCTGTATGTCTGAATCGTCAcgaatacatttttatacccgttacttgtagattaaaagggtataccagATTCGTAGAAACATACTTTTCAGGCCAAAGAAAGtaaagcgtttccgaccatataaagtatatatattcttgatcaggatcaatagccgagtcgatctggctatgtccgtctgtttTTCCGTCAGTATGAACatcaagatctcaggaattATAAAGGCTAGAAAGATTCAGCATGTATACTCCAGagatatagacgcagcgcaattTTGTTAACCcacgttgccacgcccattctaatGTAGATAAGTGttgaaattcttttattttttgttttgttctaCCCAGCTGAGTTACGGGTATCTTACAGTCGAGGAAATAAACTGTAGAATTCTCTTTGGAGTTGTATATTAAGTGtttgaaaagtaattttcaaaaatagttttttttttaatttgccctTTAAAAAGATGGATTTAGCCATTTTGCCGTTTACCATAATAGTCTTAAACTttgggaaaaaaaagggagaacGAGTCGAGTTCCGTCAATTACAAGTTgagttactcagctagtagtGCGTTAGAGCTAGCGTGGTAGAACTTAAAAAAATTCTGCGTGGCATTCATGTTTTtggaatctgcatgctgaagacttactatttatttatattttatttatagtttctgagatcgaGGCctttatacggacagacggatggaCAATGACTCGGCTAGTAATAAagtgatatacatatatacataatcggaaacgcttcattTTGCCTGTTATGTACTGTTATTCGTTGTTCGTTGCTGTCACTTATTCAATACTTTTGTCAATTTTGATCCCGAGATCGCGGCTTACAAGCGGACCCACGGACAGACGGATCAAATCATTATTTTCAAGGAAATATCCTCTTCTATTAACAACTTTGTACTCCGCTACTTGGCCTCTCAGataaaatctttttaaaaatttcaagaaaacattttgtacgttttaatttacattgaTTTAAGCGATTTTGAACAGCTTATTAACAAACGAATAAATGTAGAATTTTTTTATCCGCGCAACTGTTTGATCTGCCTGCGCTTATTCTCCAGTTGCTGGCGCAACCTTTGAGTCCTGCGCTGCCTATTGCGCTCCTTGCGCTGGCGCTGACGGGCCAGACGGCGGCGACGGGCACGCCTGCGCCTCCTGGCCTCCGCAGAGgaagaggacgaggaggaggcagtggtcgtggtggtggtggtagcgtcagtggtggtggtggtggtgtcggATGAAGCCGTGgtagttgtggttgtggtCGCGTCTGTAGTTGTAGATGTGGTTGTGGTACTGCTGCCCTCCTGGATAAGCAGGAGGCATCCTAGGACGGAAAGAACAAATACGATCGAGAAACGCATGCTGAGTGTATCTAAGGTGCGAACAGTGAGCGCTTTTATAGCTACCTATGTATCTGTGCAGTACATGAGTTTGTTGTTATTTGGTTCCTACACTTGACATTCATATATGTTTGCTCAgctttttcatttatattcttttatttttttcgcagtcaaatatttttctatgATTTTCTTAAAAGAATTGGTATTGTGCTAGAGAAATATCCCCAAATTAAAATTCTGAAGAAAGATTACcgttaaaaattgtttttttttataatttccatgacgtatgtacatatgtactttgaaaaaaaaacaaaatcaatcaTATATTGTACATAagtttatttggtttaaaaaataattcaattattaCTTCTGAAACAAATGCCGctttacttaaaaaaaatgtgtttattgaattaaatatatttctcccTGCGAAATCGGCATATGTACTGACAAATTTTGTGGTAAATTGCTCACATTGATTGAATTGACAAAAAAGTGGCATTTATGGTAGTTCAAAATTACAGATATGGAGCTGACACTTATTGTATCTAAGAAAACCACcactgtaaatatttaaaaaaaacttgtaaCGTagcttaaaataaacataataacaagagagaacgctatagtcgagttcccctactatctgatacccgttactcagctagtggaagggaggagagtcttaaacacagtttttggcggtttgtaggcgttacagtgggcgtggcaaaaagttttttggtaaatcgatagaaaattacaacaCTAATAcaagaatgaaaaaatatcaaaacatttttcaaaagtgtgggcgtggcagttttgggcggtttgtaggcgttagagtgggtgtggcaacataaatcgacaaacttgcgctgcgtctatgtctctggagtctgcataCTGAATCTCAACTAGCTTTTTCAATTCCAGAGATcgaggcgttcatacggacagatggacggacagacggacatggccgaTTAAGAATATACATAAGTACTTTGGTGACGCTACCAGCACTACAGCCCGGCAAACCTCGCTACAACTTGCGATTTCTTGTTCCTAAGAAGCTAGTCTTCGAGAGCATGTCATCCGAAATCAGGAGATGCTTTTATTGAGGCGTCATTATAACAGTTGGCAGCGACTAAGTTTCTTCTAAAAAAAATAGCCGACACGGAgaccacacttttgaaaaagtttttgatatattttcatattttgtaaatttttgtttcaatttgccaaaaacctttttgccaaATGAATGTGTTATATTATCAGTGTCGGGTGCGGACTGCAGGTTGACTGCAGGTTGGTCGGTTAATTCGTTTCCTTTTATTTCCAAAAAAccacattattttatttttaggagcaTGCTGTGTTACTAGTGATCTAGTTCTGTTAAGCTAATAGCTGGTGTTATTTGAGTTTTGGATTGAGTCTACTGCTGATAGAGTGTCGGAACAGATAATGAATTTGCCTTTCCCGTTCTTAATAAGTTCGATTGCTTCTTGGATGGCGACTGTTTCTGAATATGGGCGCAGTATGCCGCATTTCAAAATGCTTGTTTCCGTTGGGATGACAATTGTTATTGTACAGTTAATTTTTGAACCATCAGTGAAAATAACCACATATTTTCGGTTTCAGATTATTTTTTGTGAGATCTGTCAGTTTTTGATATGATGCTGGAGATGTTTCTTGATTTTTATGGGTTCGGAGTGATGTGCCTATTAAATCTGGGATGAACCAGGATGGATGGTCTGTATTAATTAAGCTTTTTTTGTCTGTTGATAGTCTGGTCTATTATTGGCagttgtttctttttatatattttaagctTGACAATCCTGTAAATTGGTgtgttttttgaaaaaataagGTTTTGAGGTAGTTTGGGTGTTTTAAGGccttgttatacccgttactcgtagagtaaaagggtatactagattcgttgaaaagtatgtaacaggcagaaggaagcgtttccgaccatatgaagtatatatattcttgatcaggatcaatagtcgagtcgaactggccatgtccgtctgtccgtccgtctgtctgtccgtctgtccgtccgtatgaacactgagatctcaggaactacaaaagctagaaagacatagacgcagcgcaagtttgtcgattcatgttgccacgcccactctaacgcccacaaaccgcccaaaactgccacgcccacatttttgaaaaatgttttaatattttttcatttttgtattggtcttgtaaatttctatcgatttgccaaaaaacgttttgccacgcccactctaacgaccacaaaccgcccgaagctgccacgcccacacttttgaaaaatgtttagatattttttcatttttgtattagtctgtaaatttctatctatttgccaaaaaagtttttgccacgcccactctaacgcccacaaacctgcacttccactatctgagtaacgggtatcagatagtcggggaactcgactatagcgttctctcttgtttcattttaACGGAGGGAATATTTGCTTCATAGAGTGAGTTATTTATTAAAGCGGGGTTGAAcggtgtttttaatttgttcaaAATGCTTTTGGGAGTTTAGAAACAGACCATACTCTACATTGGCTATGACCGTTGCCTACATCGCCACCTAGCGCAGACTCAATCTGCCTATCATGGTAAGGCAGTACCGAAAATATTGATGGAGTGGTATGAAACTACGTAGAGATGAACGTGGTTAAATCTGTCGTTGGAAACTGTGATCTTCTCTGGAGTTATATTGAAGGCAGGTCCTGCACTACTCAGTGGTGGTATTCCTCATTTCTGGCACGTAGCCTGGTAAATACATCCGCGACTACATTATCAGATCCTTTTGACATGCATGATTTTGGTCGTaagatacaaaatatatacaagatGACAAAGTTACCTTGGTTGCACTGTGCTGGGTAGTTCAAGTCCGTCGGTCGATTCCATGCAGCAGTCTCAGGCTGGTTGCGGCGTTCGGTGTGCAACTTTTTTAACGGTTTATGTGCGAATCTAGAGAAAGATTaacaaaatttgaaataatatcaaaacatttttcaaaagtgtggtcgTGCGGTATAGGGCGGTTTGAGTATGCGTGGAAACAGGTTTTTGGCTAATCgatttaaatttacaattttacaaattttttcTAAAAAGATACTACAACGGCTCAATATTTTGCCTATACTtctagaaatatttattttcgcaattgttttctttattttcctagattttgtttaatagGTTTTCTTTCATTCAGTTCccttaatatacatataaataaaacttaaggGAGTGGTTCACGGTTTTAATTAGCTTTTTGactataatttatattaaataattgactttacttttcttttcgttgtattcatataatttacaaattttgggtaaagtttattaatatgaaaatattaaattacaagaaaataataaataaataatataaacgTTGAAATGTATTTAACAGGCAaaaagaagcgtttccgaccatatagtgtttttttttaaggatTAATATCGGCGTCGATCCGGTCATGTCCATTTGAACGTCGCGATCTCAGAACCTAGAAAATTAAGATTCAGCATCCAGActctagagacatagacgcagcgcaagtttgttggcccatgttgccacgcccaacacagctactcccacacttttgaaaaatgattttatatttttatacccgttactcgtagagtaaaagggtatactagattcgttgaaaagtatgtaacaggcagaaggaagcgtttccgaccatataaagtatatatattcttgatcaggatcaatagccgagtcgatttggccatgtccgtctgtccgtccgtctgcccgtctgtccgtctgtccgtctgtccgtctgtctgtccgtatgaacgtcgagatctcaggaactacaaaagctagaaagttgagattaagcatacagactccagggacatagacgcagcgcagtgctgccacgcccactctaacgcccacaaaccgcccaaaaccgccacgcccacacttttgaaaatgttttgatattttttcatttttgtattggtgttgtaaatttctatcaatttgtcaaaaaactttttgccacgaccactttaacgcccaaaaaccgcccaaagctgccacgcccacacttttgaaaaatgttttgatattttttcatttttgtataagtcttgtaaatttctatcgatttgccaaagaactttttgccacgcccactctaacgcccacaaaccgcccaaagctgccacgcccacactttgaaaatgtttagatatttttcatttttgtattagtcgtctaaatttctatcgatttgccaaaaaactttttgccacgcccactctaacgcccacaaacctgcacttctactagctgagtaacgggtatcagatagtcggggaactcgactatagcgttctctcttgttaattttgtatactataacgcccacaaaccgccacaACTGAAATCTTTTTATTGTAAAGTTGtgtaaagtatgtaacaagcagaagggagcgtttccgaccatgtagagtatatattcttaatgacgatcaatagccgagtcgatctggccatgtctgtctgtccgtccgtctttCTGTCCGTATGACATCGAGATCTCcggaactataaaagctagaaagagattaagcatgcagactccagaaacatacacgcagcgcaagttttttgacccatgttgccacgccgattcgaacgcccacaaaccgcccaaaactgccacgcccacacttttaaaaaatgttctgatatttcttaatttttgtattagtctgGTAAATGTCTATCTATaagcaaaaaaactttttgccacgcccaccctaacaCCCAGATattcggggaactcgactatagcgttctctcttgtttaattattAGTCGTGTTAACCTTtaacgatttgccaaacaactttttgccacacccactaTAACACCCAGAAACCGTCCAAAACTAACACGCCaacactttaaaatattttttttttcattttggtaaTTAATTTTATCATCCTTTCGTTTGACGGATTTACATGAGTCTCCAATAAGGTCAGAAATGAAAGAAGGGCAGAAGAGTTTCCGCCCCCATAGAGTACATATATTCTGGATAAATAGCCGaatcattatacccgttactcgtagagtaaaagggtatactagattcgttgaaaagtatgtaacaggcagaaggaagcgttttcgaccatataaagtatatatattcttgatcaggatcaatagccgagtcgatctggccatgtccgtctgtccgtccgtctgtccgtccgtctgtccgtctgtccgtctgtccgtccgtatgaacgtcgagatctcaggaactacaaaaaaaagaaagttgagattaagcatacagactccagagacatagaagcagcgcaagtttgtcgattcatgttgccacgcccactctaacgcccacaaaccgcccaaaactgccacgcccacacttttgaaaaatgttttgaaattttttcatttttgtattagtcttgtaaatttctatcgatttgcaaaaaaactttttgccacgcccactctaacgcccacaaaccgcccaaagctgccacgcccacacttttgaaaaatgttttgatattttttcatttttgtattagtcttgtaaatttctatcgatttgccaaaaaactttttgccacgcccaccgccaccactccttctcccttccactagctgagtaacgggtatcagatagtcggggaactcgactatagcgttctctcttgttaattttgtatactataacgcccacaaaccgccacaACTGAAATCTTTTTATTGTAAAGTTGtgtaaagtatgtaacaagcagaagggagcgtttccgaccatgtagagtatatattcttaatgacgatcaatagccgagtcgatctggccatgtctgtctgtccgtccgtctttCTGTCCGTATGACATCGAGATCTCcggaactataaaagctagaaagagattaagcatgcagactccagaaacatacacgcagcgcaagttttttgacccatgttgccacgccgattcgaacgcccacaaaccgcccaaaactgccacgcccacacttttaaaaaatgttctgatatttcttaatttttgtattagtctgGTAAATGTCTATCTataagcaaaaaaaactttttgccacgcccaccctaacaCCCAGATattcggggaactcgactatagcgttctctcttgtttaattattAGTCGTGTTAACCTTtaacgatttgccaaacaactttttgccacacccactaTAACACCCAGAAACCGTCCAAAACTAACACGCCaacactttaaaatattttttttttcattttggtaaTTAATTTTATCATCCTTTCGTTTGACGGATTTACATGAGTCTCCAATAAGGTCAGAAATGAAATAAGGGCAGAAGAGTTTCCGCCCCCATAGAGTACATATATTCTGGATAAATAGCCGAATCATTTTAACTATGGCCATTCGTCCGTCAGTCTTCATTTCTGTATCTCGGGAACTATTTAATAAGATTATAGGACTAAGCATGCACATTGTGGTGATGCATGTACAATTGAAGTTTGGCCTCTATGACTTCAAAGGCTACAAACCACTGAACTGTCGCagatacattttgttttaatattccACAAAATTAACATTCTAAGGGCATTGCGCAACGAAATAATAGTGCTGGTTTATCAATTAAAATACACTtgaataaatcaaaatttgtaatctacatacttttcaacgagcCCAGTATACGATTAAATAGACGAGGTATGGCTggatattaaataaaactttcgCCTGGCTGCTGTACGTAGTCTATACTTTTTAGTCAATTTGATCCCGAGAACGCGGCTTACAAGCGGACCCACAGACAGACGGAAAAAATCATTATTTTCAAGGAAATATTATCATCTATTAACAACTTTGTACCCCGCAACTTGGCCTCTaagataaaatattttaaaaatttaaagaaaacattttaatttattaaattaatttacatcGATTTTAGCGATTTTGAACAGCTTATTAACAAACGAACgagctttcaaataattttaacatttttttatccGCGCAACTGCCGGCGCCTATTCTTCAGTTGCTGGCGCAACCTTTGAGTTCTGCGCTCCCTCCTGCGTTCCCTGCGCTGGCGCTGACGGGCCAGACGGCGGCGACGGGCACGCCTGCGCCTCCTGGCCTCCGCAGAGgaagaggacgaggaggaggcagtggtcgtggtggtggtggtggtggtagcgtcagtggtggtggtggtggtgtcggATGAAGCCGTGgtagttgtggttgtggtCGCGTCTGTAGTTGTAGATGTGGTTGTGGTACTGCTGCCCTCCTGGATAAGCAGGAGACATCCTAGGACGGAAAGAACAAATACAATCGAGAAGCGCATATCGAATGTCTCTGACGCATGGAAGCAACTACGCatgtttttatataaaattttgaTAATGGTAGTTAACCAGATGCGTGTAAACTAACAGGCCTGCTGGTTTGTTAGCTTGAGCTATGGTAAATGTTGGTAATGTTTAATCAGATTGAAAAAATATGCCATATTGTTTAAACCTTACTATTGAGACTTAATACACATAATAGATGTAATAAACATATAAGTTGCTCAACCAAGTTTCCGGGTACAGTTCATCCCaaatcagaaataaaaaattgctTAGAATACGATTCACATTCGTTCTTGGtgttgctcttgctcttgGCTCTTCTCGGCTGCCTTCTGCTCGCCCAGCAGGGTATTGGTACTGGTACTAGCACTAGCAATAGTACTTCGGACACCTCCACTATCGCGTCTTCTAACACAGCGCCAAAGACGCCGCCGCCTACAGCAGCGCAGAAGACGTCAGCAAATATAGCGCAGGGGATAGGTGAATGTCCGAGCCGAGGGTACTTGCAGCAGGTTTTTGCTAGTCCAAGCCAAAGAATGGCATTTTAAGTAATTTGCAGCTGGGTTGCTGTGGGATATTCCGCTGCTTAAACGTAAAGAACATCGTAAAAAATAAACTGCTTGAATTTACAGCCACAGTTTAGTTTCCCATACAGTTGGGATTATTGAAAtggtgtttgtttttaaagtcTGCTGGAGCATTCTGTCGCGCAAAACTAATTTAAGGCATGAACATATGTTTTCTACTTTTCGAATGGATGATTGTGCTGTGTCTTAGTGTTAAGCCCACCTAACACTTTGTTTAACTCTAAAGCACTAACTATCTTAGAGTCTATAATACGGTTTACGAAAGATGTTAAATGTATAAAGATGTCCACCAACATTTTGCATCAGAAGATTTCCATACGTATTCCTTTCAAACTTGTCGATTGAGCACTAGTGCTAGTGATACAATCGTATCACAGAAATCTCGAAAAGCACCTTCAGCTGGCAAAGAAAGCAGCAgctcatatgtatgtatgtatgcagtTTATGATGAAGCCCAAATACAGTAAATATCGAGCCTCCGAATAAATATAAGGAAGATATAGAGAATACGAAAGAGATATAGGAAAGATATAAAGAAATGTGACCGTggacaaaataaaataaatacaaattatttctGACTTATGTACCGgaaaaaaacttattttatattccgtttatattatttatttattattttcttgtAATTTAATCTTTTCATATTAATAAACTTTACCcaaaatttgtatattatatgaatacaaCGAAAAGAAAAGTAGGCTgagaaaaaataagaaaaacgtctaacaaaaataaaaagtgaaaaaaatatataaaaaatttcAGTTAAAACTATACACtaagaaaatgtataaaaactaaacaaactCAGTATagattttttaataacattttgaatttatatcTTTACTTTTAGATATTTTTGAATCATTTAAGGCCTGAATATCGCACCGAAAGGTAAAACACGAGGAACACTTTATTAAATAATGGATGATACATCTAAAGTcaattattatacccgttactcgtagagtaaaagggtatactagattcgttaaaaagtatgtaacaggcagaaggaagcgtttccgaccatataaagtatatatattcttgatcaggatcagtagccgagtcgatctggccatgtccgtctgtccgtccgtctgtctgtccgtctgtccgtctgtccgtctgtccgtatgaacgtcgagatctcaggaactacaaaagctagaaagttgagattaagtataccgactccagggacatagacgcagcgcaagtttgtcgattcaggttgccacgcccactctaacgcccacaaaccgcccaaaactgccacgcccacatttttgaaaaatgttttaatattttttcatttttgtattggtcttgtaaatttctatcgatttgcaaaaaaactttttgccacgcccactctaacgcccacaaaccgcccaaagctgccacgcccacacttttgaaaaatgtttcgatattttttcatatttgtattagtcttgtaaatttctatctatttgctaaaaaactttggccacgcccactctaacgcccacaaaccgcccaaagctgccacgcccacactttgaaaaatgttttgatattttttcatttttgtattagtcttgtaaatttctatctatttgccaaaaaacttttggccacgcccactctaacgcccacaaaccgccaaaaactgtccttcgcacttacactagctgagtaacgggtatcagatagtcggggaactcgactatagcgttctctcttgttaaatataa
This portion of the Drosophila santomea strain STO CAGO 1482 chromosome 3L, Prin_Dsan_1.1, whole genome shotgun sequence genome encodes:
- the LOC120447825 gene encoding protein new-glue 1-like; the encoded protein is MRFSIVFVLSVLGCLLLIQEGSSTTTTSTTTDATTTTTTTASSDTTTTTTDATTTTTTTTTASSSSSSSAEARRRRRARRRRLARQRQRRERRRERRTQRLRQQLKNRRRQLRG
- the LOC120449648 gene encoding protein new-glue 1-like; its protein translation is MRFSIVFVLSVLGCLLLIQEGSSTTTTSTTTDATTTTTTTASSDTTTTTTDATTTTTTTASSSSSSSAEARRRRRARRRRLARQRQRKERNRQRRTQRLRQQLENKRRQIKQLRG
- the LOC120449301 gene encoding protein new-glue 1 — its product is MRFLFALVLGVLLCLLLAQEGSSTTTTTTTTDATTTTTTTASSDTTTTTTDSSSTTTTTASSSSSSSAEAKRRRRARRRRLARERRRRQERRQRQEKRRRRMEQLLARQRRLINQLQG